In a single window of the Zea mays cultivar B73 chromosome 5, Zm-B73-REFERENCE-NAM-5.0, whole genome shotgun sequence genome:
- the LOC100191855 gene encoding Pre-mRNA-processing factor 19-like → MICAISGEVPDEPVVSKKSGLLFERRLIERYIEDHGKCPATKEDLTMDDIVPVKTNTIVKPRPLQAASIPGLLGIFQNEWDALMLSNFALEQQLHTARQELSHALYQHDAACRVIARLKKERDDARALLAQAERQIPASVAGAAPAAVVSNGKRVIEDEIGPDGKKIRPGINPVMIDELTECNAMLSAQRKKRQVPPTLAPIDALERYTQISSHPLHKTNKPGILSMDIHPSKDIVATGGIDTNAVIFDRSSGQILCTLAGHSKKITTLKFIPRDQLFVTGSADKTVRIWQENENGNYNCVHTLKDHTDEVEAVTVHVTQKYFVSASKDNSWCFYDISTGSCLTQVGDASGQEGYTSASFHPDGLILGTGTTDAVVKIWDVKAQSNVAKFEGHVGPVTAMSFSENGYFLATAAHDGVKLWDLRKLRNFRTFSPYDLDTPTNTVEFDFSGNYLAIGGSDIRVYQVANVKAEWNLIKTLPDLSGTGKVTSVKFGVDAKYIAIGSMDRNLRIFGLPGDDQMEESNTAAE, encoded by the exons ATGATCTGCGCGA TCTCCGGCGAGGTGCCGGACGAGCCGGTCGTGTCGAAGAAGTCGGGGCTACTCTTCGAGCGGCGGCTCATCGAGCGCTACATTGAG GACCATGGCAAGTGTCCCGCCACCAAGGAGGACCTCACCATGGATGATATCGTGCCGGTCAAGACCAACACG ATCGTGAAGCCCAGGCCTTTGCAGGCTGCAAGCATTCCAGGACTCCTTGGGATTTTTCAGAAC GAGTGGGATGCTCTCATGCTTTCTAATTTTGCTTTGGAGCAGCAGCTTCACACAGCAAGACAAGAACTTAGTCATGCACTCTACCAG CATGACGCTGCCTGCCGTGTTATAGCCAGATTAAAGAAGGAAAGAGATGACGCTAGAGCACTTTTGGCTCAAGCTGAGAGACAGATTCCTGCGTCAGTTGCAGGAGCTGCTCCTGCAGCTGTTGTTTCCAATGGAAAAAGAG TAATTGAAGATGAAATTGGCCCTGACGGGAAGAAGATCCGTCCTGGTATCAACCCTGTCATGATTGATGAACTTACAGAGTGTAATGCCATGCTTTCAGCACAGCGCAAGAAAAGACAG GTTCCTCCAACTCTGGCACCGATCGATGCACTCGAGAGATACACTCAGATCTCCAGCCATCCCCTTCATAAGACAAACAAACCAGGCATTTTGTCCATGGATATTCATCCTTCAAAG GACATTGTTGCAACTGGGGGTATCGATACAAATGCAGTAATCTTTGATCGTTCATCTGGTCAAATCTTGTGCACGCTTGCTGGTCACTCAAAGAAG ATAACCACTTTGAAGTTTATTCCACGGGATCAACTCTTTGTAACTGGATCAGCAGATAAG ACTGTTCGCATCTGGCAAGAGAATGAGAATGGAAACTATAACTGTGTCCATACACTGAAAGATCATACTGATGAG GTTGAAGCTGTTACAGTACATGTGACTCAGAAGTATTTTGTGAGTGCTTCCAAGGATAACTCTTGGTGCTTCTATGATATTTCAACAGGATCTTGCCTGACACAG GTTGGCGATGCTTCAGGACAAGAGGGATATACATCTGCGTCTTTCCATCCAGATGGTCTTATCCTTGGAACAGGAACTACTGATGCTGTTGTTAAAATTTGGGACGTGAAGGCTCAG TCAAATGTCGCAAAGTTTGAGGGTCATGTCGGACCAGTCACTGCTATGTCTTTCTCTGAAAATGGTTACTTCCTAGCG ACTGCTGCTCATGATGGTGTTAAGCTTTGGGATCTTCGTAAATTAAGAAATTTTAGGACTTTCTCTCCCTATGATTTGGACACGCCAACCAATACTG TGGAATTTGATTTTAGTGGAAACTATCTTGCCATTGGTGGTTCAGATATAAG GGTCTACCAAGTAGCTAATGTTAAGGCCGAATGGAATCTTATCAAGACATTACCCGATTTATCAGGAACAG GGAAAGTAACTTCCGTAAAATTCGGAGTAGACGCGAAATACATAGCCATAGGTTCTATGGACCGCAATCTACGGATATTTGGTCTCCCTGGAGATGATCAAATGGAGGAATCAAACACAGCGGCCGAGTGA
- the LOC100273819 gene encoding uncharacterized protein LOC100273819 isoform 2 (isoform 2 is encoded by transcript variant 2), protein MSLLQRIQIKYIEDGDEIRKYFAAFHLLDDFPAAVIVDDFADFFSDRSCQQRYGIARARDLAMVRALALCHNAIGHANAKLGTLGYCNLLLSDVHQGDTPRLLFIYQRWINSIYTIRGDGNGSYILQNLGSSETGSKKARKAKYSIALQYLVLEETST, encoded by the exons ATGAGCTTACTTCAGAGGATACAAATCAA ATATATTGAAGACGGTGATGAAATCAGAAAGTACTTTGCTGCATTTCACCTTCTTGACGACTTCCCCGCTgcagtcattgttgatgattttgcAGATTTCTTCTCCGACAG GAGCTGCCAACAAAGATATGGAATTGCTAGGGCTCGAGATCTAGCAATGGTGCGTGCACTAGCTTTGTGCCACAATGCTATTGGGCATGCAAA TGCAAAGCTTGGAACTCTTGGTTATTGCAATCTATTACTTTCTGATGTACATCAAGGTGATACTCCAAGATTGTTGTTCATTTACCAGAGATGGATAAATTCCATATACACAATCCGAG GTGACGGCAATGGATCCTACATACTTCAGAACCTTGGCAGTTCAGAAACTGGGTCAAAGAAAGCAAGAAAAGCTAAATACTCAATAGCACTACAATATCTTGTTCTTGAAGAGACCAGCACCTAA
- the LOC100273719 gene encoding 50S ribosomal protein L11-like codes for MATLKDAAARKSILATIRLVVPAGAARPAPPVGPALGFYRLNLMAFCKDFNARTQKYKAETPMQVTLTAYKDSTFEFVVKSPSVSWFLKKAAGIETASTRPSHVNVSSLTLRHVYEIAKLKQADPFCKHISLEALCKSIIGTANSMGIAIVKDL; via the coding sequence ATGGCAACACTGAAAGATGCAGCGGCAAGGAAGTCTATACTGGCAACAATCCGTCTTGTTGTCCCAGCCGGTGCAGCCCGTCCTGCACCTCCAGTTGGTCCAGCACTTGGTTTCTACCGGCTCAATTTGATGGCCTTTTGCAAGGACTTCAATGCCAGGACCCAAAAGTACAAGGCAGAAACTCCAATGCAAGTCACCCTAACTGCCTACAAGGATAGCACCTTCGAGTTCGTGGTCAAGTCGCCCTCGGTATCATGGTTCCTCAAGAAGGCAGCAGGAATCGAAACCGCCAGCACTCGCCCAAGCCACGTGAATGTATCGTCCCTCACCCTCCGCCACGTATACGAGATTGCAAAGTTGAAGCAGGCTGACCCCTTCTGCAAGCACATCTCTCTTGAGGCGCTGTGCAAGTCCATCATTGGCACAGCCAACTCTATGGGTATTGCGATTGTTAAGGATCTATGA
- the LOC100273819 gene encoding uncharacterized protein LOC100273819 isoform 1 (isoform 1 is encoded by transcript variant 1), producing the protein MERFFSNPSNAPRCDTDTGITLISGPPCCGKTSLLFQFAVNRAAESGRGVVFICSKGRLESNPPFLSQGVDPSMSLLQRIQIKYIEDGDEIRKYFAAFHLLDDFPAAVIVDDFADFFSDRSCQQRYGIARARDLAMVRALALCHNAIGHANAKLGTLGYCNLLLSDVHQGDTPRLLFIYQRWINSIYTIRGDGNGSYILQNLGSSETGSKKARKAKYSIALQYLVLEETST; encoded by the exons ATGGAGAGGTTCTTCTCCAACCCTTCAAACGCCCCGCGGTGCGACACAGACACCGGCATCACCCTAATCTCGGGCCCTCCGTGTTG CGGGAAGACCTCGCTCCTCTTCCAGTTCGCGGTGAACCGCGCGGCGGAGAGTGGCCGCGGCGTCGTGTTCATCTGCAGCAAGGGGAGGCTGGAGAGCAACCCTCCTTTCCTGTCCCAG GGCGTCGATCCATCGATGAGCTTACTTCAGAGGATACAAATCAA ATATATTGAAGACGGTGATGAAATCAGAAAGTACTTTGCTGCATTTCACCTTCTTGACGACTTCCCCGCTgcagtcattgttgatgattttgcAGATTTCTTCTCCGACAG GAGCTGCCAACAAAGATATGGAATTGCTAGGGCTCGAGATCTAGCAATGGTGCGTGCACTAGCTTTGTGCCACAATGCTATTGGGCATGCAAA TGCAAAGCTTGGAACTCTTGGTTATTGCAATCTATTACTTTCTGATGTACATCAAGGTGATACTCCAAGATTGTTGTTCATTTACCAGAGATGGATAAATTCCATATACACAATCCGAG GTGACGGCAATGGATCCTACATACTTCAGAACCTTGGCAGTTCAGAAACTGGGTCAAAGAAAGCAAGAAAAGCTAAATACTCAATAGCACTACAATATCTTGTTCTTGAAGAGACCAGCACCTAA